One Edaphobacter flagellatus genomic region harbors:
- the obgE gene encoding GTPase ObgE, whose amino-acid sequence MFIDEAKIRLKAGDGGNGCMAFRREKFVPRGGPSGGDGGHGGDILMSSSLSHNTLVHFRFNPEHKSERGEHGMGSNMSGQSGKALHLEVPVGTLVYDEDTGELLHDFTRPNQTIIVARGGRGGRGNQHFATSTHQAPREHELGRAGEERHLRLELRLLADAGLVGYPNVGKSTLISRLSAARPKIANYAFTTLEPNLGVVKVGEFPHEQSFVIADLPGLIEGAHLGAGLGVQFLKHIERTSVIVHLVDVSDASGRPDPVEDFKVITEELASFDPELPKRPTILVASKADVANPDKLKKLTTYAKRRKMPIYPISAVTGEGIEALKYAIAKAVAEHRPSPVDTEPSEAVKPKAPYPPPAPSARRSRR is encoded by the coding sequence ATGTTTATTGATGAGGCAAAGATCCGGCTGAAGGCCGGCGACGGGGGCAACGGTTGCATGGCCTTCCGGCGTGAAAAGTTTGTTCCGCGAGGCGGTCCATCGGGTGGCGACGGTGGCCATGGAGGCGACATCCTTATGTCTTCCTCATTGAGCCACAATACTTTAGTCCACTTTCGCTTCAACCCGGAACACAAGTCGGAACGCGGCGAGCACGGCATGGGCTCTAACATGTCCGGCCAATCCGGCAAGGCTCTGCACCTCGAAGTCCCGGTCGGAACGCTGGTCTATGACGAAGACACCGGGGAGCTGCTGCACGACTTTACCCGTCCCAACCAGACCATCATCGTCGCTCGTGGTGGACGTGGTGGACGTGGCAATCAGCACTTCGCCACCTCGACGCATCAGGCTCCGCGGGAGCACGAGCTGGGCCGCGCTGGCGAAGAGCGCCATCTGCGTCTTGAGCTGCGTCTGCTGGCCGACGCAGGACTTGTCGGTTACCCCAACGTCGGCAAATCGACGCTCATTTCGCGGCTCTCCGCAGCAAGGCCGAAGATTGCCAACTATGCTTTCACCACGCTGGAGCCGAACCTGGGCGTTGTTAAGGTTGGCGAGTTTCCGCATGAGCAATCGTTTGTTATTGCCGACCTGCCGGGCCTCATCGAAGGCGCACATCTCGGTGCGGGACTTGGCGTGCAGTTCCTCAAACACATTGAGCGCACCAGCGTCATCGTTCACCTCGTCGATGTCTCTGATGCATCGGGGAGACCCGATCCGGTTGAAGACTTCAAGGTCATCACAGAGGAGCTAGCCAGCTTCGACCCCGAGTTGCCGAAGCGTCCCACCATCCTCGTCGCCTCGAAGGCCGATGTCGCCAATCCGGACAAGCTGAAAAAGCTGACGACCTACGCCAAGCGCCGCAAGATGCCAATCTATCCGATCTCGGCCGTCACTGGCGAAGGCATCGAAGCGCTGAAGTACGCGATTGCGAAGGCCGTCGCTGAACATCGCCCCTCGCCTGTCGATACAGAGCCGTCCGAGGCAGTGAAGCCCAAGGCCCCTTATCCTCCACCGGCTCCATCGGCACGCCGCAGCCGCCGCTGA
- a CDS encoding SGNH/GDSL hydrolase family protein has protein sequence MSRTYRRWTMVSALLAAPIASLVLVICAFAQVVTTSVTDTIYRADGTPAGGTVIVSWPAFTTTTGQAVAAGSTSATIGTSGVLTVQLTPNAGAIPLGTYYTVVYHLDDGSVNREYWVVPASTSPVRISSIRSTVLPTSVAMQTVSKSYVDTAIAAAVAGHPLDTSNPYVLKAGDTMTGPLTLASDPTAPAQAATKSYVDTTIAGVAGGLSQKVATLPSAAQIVTQPAGTQLSVNRENGVAYASQFQTGRGGNGIANALAGPDCASGCEVKAEQNYNANENYTPSQWVDGTHVEDKRWGGRRDSYLNPENPIYPGTETGQVVSVTATRNASTINQLTATHNPASIGLAIDHKGLAGGSNQLSAGIGAVPYFKSAYSALTVNGTYNTQGQHVLAPNEINCFGVGDCMIGSQFILSSGGARDNADEGAHPFDLQIREDSRVFTGTCTAGCTTGSTSVMIAATSYPGTQGDGRFLINTTPSKTITAGSLTGGNLNGANAAATFTGTSFPVSTFFQIAQPIPSQTNNVAPGTVTVAIATTGLPSGFASNTAAAAAPSGVACIADPTTPNNGIDDFETANYTVVDGTHLQLSLNKAHFPNSTVAIGGLCGYGLEQTVDTINGIRQVFPVIGSYSSTGLYYSGGFSSIVGIGKTSGFANVSLAITSATRSGNTVTLTTAGNMPVDLNGLTVNVSGMTDSSYNGSFTVSTISGNTLSYTQNGPNSTSTGGTVALLTGSYVLYPMAEVLSVFNSTTKLVDGQMTLAPNNVAWASNDTVEQPHYHIQKVGPDLEFIGQTAPRPTVFQQAGIQYEGTNGPGLLGWNVINATPASSYFGNGGTHTPPDLAYLAQGVWNHTMVAQAGEQSVFTIHCNSHGCGRWNSGYNLFELDSSASTDIVAFQPQTSSLNLTLRGRGYSFTPQAFTAGTINVGTLNATTINGTLTASQLPVFQASGTTHAAGAVPDPGATAGTTRYLREDGTWATPSGVGSVGASSAPMPSGVLADYNFMQGSGTVLTDSSGNGNNGTLGSGGAAPTWTTNGLRFPAGSNVALPAALNGTRTVLAAVYFDPITGAPANAQWPAIITSSMGASGLNLMMFYSIGSTNYELVFSPSIWSNGAASTVADTRLSGFHVIAYVTGSTTSSTVDHLYVDGVEVGSYRKQSASAGAQTTGNLFLGASGAGYWTGGASETMYRVVAYSSALTPEAVRTATLAMRSEVAARGVAVAPQPAPTTVPQLHAIGDSITFGAGGVNPWPSLLTLTNQPNYAIHNWGISGIRAIEINGTEPNRAAPGCMTTAGGGSVAIVMIGTNDFTFGTGVPNDVLSEIAGEVRTLHNAGCTVFVGTMLSRTGTDINGGSFDADKNALNALILQNAKIIGANGVVDFAANPLLGADGANANTTYFQADHVHPTQAGQQLLATAASNALNYYFGYSLTNPNAVTTPTYAMASGDGTVIAAPTANAAWTLPDCTGPSGATYTIINSQSAYTLTLQGRSGQPINGLTTPVTVPANGTVTLHDVPNPKNISGCSWVM, from the coding sequence ATGAGCCGCACATATCGACGATGGACGATGGTGAGCGCACTGCTCGCCGCTCCCATAGCTTCTCTTGTGCTTGTTATTTGCGCCTTCGCGCAGGTCGTAACGACATCGGTTACAGATACGATCTATCGCGCCGACGGAACACCAGCCGGGGGCACAGTAATCGTAAGCTGGCCTGCATTTACCACCACGACCGGCCAGGCTGTCGCCGCAGGCAGCACCTCGGCCACGATCGGCACCAGTGGCGTGCTGACCGTGCAGCTTACGCCCAATGCGGGCGCGATACCACTCGGCACCTACTACACCGTTGTCTACCATCTCGACGATGGCAGCGTAAATCGCGAGTACTGGGTCGTACCCGCCAGCACGTCGCCGGTGCGCATCAGCTCCATCCGCAGCACGGTGCTACCCACCTCGGTTGCCATGCAGACCGTCTCGAAGAGCTACGTCGATACGGCCATTGCCGCTGCTGTTGCCGGTCATCCGCTGGACACCTCGAACCCTTACGTGCTGAAAGCGGGCGATACCATGACGGGCCCGCTCACGCTGGCGAGCGATCCCACAGCGCCTGCGCAAGCCGCGACGAAAAGCTATGTCGATACCACCATAGCTGGGGTTGCTGGAGGCCTCTCGCAAAAAGTCGCTACTCTACCCAGCGCTGCACAGATCGTGACACAGCCTGCCGGCACACAACTTTCTGTGAACCGCGAAAACGGTGTCGCCTACGCCAGCCAGTTCCAGACCGGCCGCGGAGGCAATGGCATCGCCAATGCACTCGCCGGCCCAGACTGCGCCTCCGGCTGCGAGGTCAAAGCCGAGCAGAACTACAACGCCAACGAAAACTACACACCATCGCAATGGGTTGACGGTACGCACGTTGAAGATAAGCGCTGGGGCGGACGTCGCGACAGCTATCTGAATCCCGAAAACCCGATCTATCCCGGCACGGAGACGGGACAGGTTGTCAGCGTCACGGCAACGCGCAATGCCTCCACCATCAATCAACTCACGGCTACGCATAACCCAGCGTCGATTGGACTTGCGATCGACCACAAGGGGCTCGCCGGTGGCTCCAACCAGCTTTCCGCCGGTATCGGCGCTGTGCCTTACTTCAAGTCGGCCTACAGCGCGCTGACTGTAAACGGAACCTACAACACACAGGGCCAACATGTGCTTGCACCGAATGAGATCAACTGCTTCGGCGTAGGCGACTGTATGATCGGATCGCAGTTCATCCTCTCCTCCGGCGGCGCACGCGACAACGCTGACGAAGGTGCGCATCCCTTCGATCTGCAGATACGTGAAGATTCACGTGTCTTTACCGGAACCTGTACTGCCGGATGCACCACCGGCTCCACCTCTGTCATGATCGCTGCAACGTCCTACCCAGGAACGCAGGGCGACGGACGCTTCCTGATCAACACCACGCCGTCGAAGACCATCACCGCAGGCAGCCTGACTGGCGGCAACCTTAATGGCGCTAACGCTGCTGCCACCTTCACCGGAACCAGCTTTCCGGTAAGCACCTTCTTTCAGATCGCGCAGCCTATTCCGTCGCAGACCAACAACGTCGCTCCCGGCACTGTTACTGTGGCCATCGCGACCACGGGACTGCCCTCGGGCTTCGCCTCCAATACAGCCGCGGCTGCTGCGCCAAGCGGCGTCGCCTGCATCGCCGACCCAACAACGCCTAACAATGGCATCGACGACTTCGAGACCGCCAATTACACCGTCGTCGACGGCACGCATCTGCAGCTCAGCCTCAACAAGGCACACTTTCCGAACTCCACCGTCGCTATAGGAGGCTTGTGCGGCTACGGATTGGAGCAGACCGTGGACACGATCAATGGCATCCGCCAGGTCTTTCCTGTCATCGGCTCCTATTCATCCACCGGGCTCTATTACTCCGGAGGCTTCTCGTCGATCGTCGGCATCGGAAAGACTTCAGGATTCGCCAACGTCTCGCTTGCCATTACCTCGGCCACACGCAGCGGCAACACCGTTACGCTGACGACGGCTGGCAATATGCCGGTTGACCTGAACGGCCTCACGGTCAACGTCTCCGGTATGACCGACTCCAGCTACAACGGAAGCTTCACCGTCTCCACCATCAGCGGAAACACGCTCAGCTATACGCAGAACGGTCCCAACAGCACCAGCACAGGCGGCACCGTTGCTCTGTTGACCGGAAGTTATGTGCTCTATCCCATGGCCGAAGTCCTGAGTGTCTTCAACTCCACAACGAAGCTGGTCGATGGCCAGATGACACTTGCGCCCAACAATGTCGCCTGGGCATCCAACGATACCGTTGAGCAGCCGCACTATCACATCCAGAAGGTCGGTCCCGATCTGGAGTTCATCGGACAGACCGCTCCACGGCCCACTGTCTTTCAACAGGCCGGTATCCAGTACGAAGGCACGAACGGCCCGGGTCTGCTGGGCTGGAACGTCATCAACGCCACACCGGCCTCCAGCTACTTCGGCAACGGAGGTACGCACACGCCACCCGATCTCGCTTACCTGGCGCAGGGCGTCTGGAACCACACCATGGTGGCGCAGGCCGGTGAGCAGAGTGTCTTCACTATCCATTGCAATTCGCACGGCTGCGGCCGCTGGAACTCCGGCTACAACCTCTTTGAGCTGGATTCCAGCGCATCGACCGACATCGTTGCGTTTCAGCCGCAGACCAGCTCGCTTAATTTGACGCTGCGTGGTCGCGGCTACAGCTTTACTCCGCAGGCCTTCACCGCCGGAACCATCAACGTCGGGACACTCAACGCCACTACCATCAATGGCACTCTTACGGCATCGCAGCTCCCCGTATTCCAGGCCTCGGGAACAACGCACGCTGCAGGCGCTGTACCCGATCCCGGCGCCACGGCAGGCACGACACGCTACCTGCGCGAAGACGGCACATGGGCCACGCCTTCCGGTGTCGGCAGCGTTGGAGCCAGCTCTGCTCCTATGCCGTCCGGCGTGTTGGCCGACTACAACTTCATGCAGGGCTCCGGCACGGTACTGACGGACTCGAGCGGTAACGGCAATAACGGGACTCTCGGCTCCGGCGGAGCAGCTCCCACCTGGACGACGAACGGGTTGCGGTTCCCCGCAGGATCAAATGTCGCTCTGCCCGCTGCACTGAACGGCACTCGGACCGTCCTCGCTGCGGTCTACTTCGATCCAATTACCGGTGCGCCTGCCAATGCGCAATGGCCCGCGATCATCACCAGCAGCATGGGGGCCAGCGGACTGAACCTGATGATGTTTTATTCCATCGGCAGCACCAACTACGAACTTGTCTTCAGCCCTTCAATCTGGAGCAACGGAGCAGCCTCGACTGTGGCCGATACGCGGCTTTCCGGCTTCCACGTGATCGCCTATGTCACCGGCAGCACAACTTCGTCCACCGTCGATCACCTGTATGTCGATGGTGTTGAAGTTGGCAGTTATCGCAAGCAGAGCGCTTCGGCAGGAGCACAAACCACCGGCAATCTCTTCCTTGGAGCAAGCGGCGCAGGCTACTGGACCGGAGGCGCCAGCGAGACGATGTACCGCGTTGTGGCCTACAGCTCTGCGCTGACGCCGGAGGCCGTTCGTACGGCCACGCTCGCGATGCGCTCCGAGGTTGCGGCGCGCGGTGTTGCCGTCGCACCACAGCCGGCTCCCACCACCGTGCCGCAGCTGCACGCCATCGGCGACTCGATCACCTTCGGCGCAGGAGGCGTCAACCCCTGGCCGTCGCTGCTCACGCTCACCAATCAACCCAATTACGCGATCCACAATTGGGGCATCAGCGGCATTCGCGCCATTGAGATCAACGGCACCGAACCCAACCGTGCCGCGCCGGGCTGCATGACGACGGCTGGTGGAGGCTCGGTTGCCATCGTGATGATCGGCACCAACGACTTCACCTTCGGCACAGGAGTGCCAAACGATGTCCTCTCGGAGATCGCAGGCGAGGTGCGCACGCTGCATAACGCTGGATGCACCGTCTTCGTCGGCACCATGTTGTCCCGCACAGGAACGGACATCAACGGCGGCTCGTTCGACGCGGATAAGAATGCCCTCAATGCACTGATCCTGCAAAATGCGAAGATCATCGGCGCGAATGGCGTTGTTGACTTCGCGGCCAATCCGCTGCTGGGCGCAGATGGAGCCAATGCCAACACCACCTACTTCCAGGCTGACCATGTTCATCCAACGCAGGCAGGCCAGCAGCTGCTGGCCACTGCAGCCAGCAATGCGCTGAACTACTACTTCGGCTACTCGTTGACGAATCCCAACGCTGTCACAACTCCGACCTACGCCATGGCGAGCGGAGACGGTACCGTCATCGCAGCCCCCACAGCCAATGCCGCATGGACACTACCGGACTGCACCGGCCCAAGCGGTGCAACCTACACCATCATCAACTCGCAGTCCGCTTACACCCTGACTCTTCAGGGCAGAAGCGGTCAGCCGATTAACGGGCTGACTACACCAGTCACCGTACCCGCCAACGGGACAGTGACGCTGCACGACGTTCCTAATCCGAAGAACATCTCCGGCTGCAGCTGGGTGATGTAG
- a CDS encoding helix-turn-helix domain-containing protein — MNFQDLHELVRQELARRIDRGLVTGSRLAQRAGFQQAHISNFLNRKRALSLEGLDRVMEAQGLTVEQVLPVDLAGAAAMAVEEREEQMDVPIVSPSAAMDDAQIATSEVMETVPVVAARLKENRAKPAPRRTQWERFVAVRVDAQQAAAMAPVLAMGALAIVDRHWNSLAPYRASQPNIYAVRSGSMLMLRYVDFDERHLILRPFLREFPVQLIGLREGESPADYVVGRVCLVVAEV, encoded by the coding sequence ATGAATTTTCAGGATCTTCACGAACTGGTTCGGCAGGAGCTGGCGCGGCGTATCGACCGTGGCCTGGTAACGGGCAGCCGTTTGGCGCAGCGCGCGGGATTTCAACAGGCTCATATCTCGAACTTCCTGAACCGCAAGCGGGCGCTCTCACTGGAGGGGCTGGACCGCGTGATGGAGGCACAGGGGCTGACGGTCGAGCAGGTGCTGCCGGTGGACCTGGCCGGTGCGGCGGCTATGGCAGTCGAGGAACGAGAGGAGCAGATGGACGTGCCGATCGTCTCGCCGTCGGCCGCGATGGACGATGCGCAGATTGCGACCTCCGAGGTGATGGAGACGGTGCCGGTGGTGGCGGCGCGGCTGAAGGAGAACAGGGCCAAGCCAGCTCCCCGGCGTACGCAGTGGGAGCGGTTCGTGGCGGTGCGCGTGGATGCGCAACAGGCGGCTGCGATGGCCCCCGTCCTGGCGATGGGTGCCCTGGCTATCGTCGACCGGCACTGGAACTCGCTGGCGCCATATCGCGCGAGCCAGCCGAATATCTATGCAGTCAGGTCCGGGTCGATGCTGATGCTGCGGTATGTGGACTTCGACGAACGGCATCTGATCCTGCGGCCGTTTCTCAGGGAGTTTCCGGTGCAGTTGATCGGGCTGCGGGAGGGGGAGTCTCCGGCGGACTATGTTGTGGGTCGGGTTTGCTTAGTGGTGGCGGAGGTGTGA
- a CDS encoding alpha/beta hydrolase family protein, producing MLKKLYAKWMYAWETALTTRDTNRVVRPLEWGEDWLADFVDGAGLSDSDSEFEWMVRLNESLVARADDFFGYEVPTDFRLEKRHPQLFPTNVRPETLEQAAEWRRLEESGEGVKAEFLRFTSPVSTRYPENDVVNARWYPAPAEKQVGRPKQAIIVMPQWNADAFSHNALCTLFNRFGISALRLSKPYHDIRRPAELERSDYAVSSNIGRTISACRQAVVDIRSCIDWLEQQGYEHFGVLGTSLGSCYAFIAAAFDPRLRVCAFNHASTQFGDVVWTGQSTRHIRASFEQEDLTQQDVRKIFAAISPMSYMDRFAAQRKQVLVVHATYDLTFIREFSLDVLKNFDRLKVDYVSKVLPCGHYTTGETPYKYMDGWFLGSFVYHAFKNLREQTSKLASQPASETASAGTSR from the coding sequence ATGCTCAAAAAGCTTTATGCGAAGTGGATGTATGCGTGGGAGACCGCGCTGACCACTCGTGATACGAACCGCGTAGTGCGGCCTTTGGAGTGGGGCGAGGACTGGCTCGCGGATTTTGTTGATGGGGCCGGGTTGAGCGACTCTGATTCGGAGTTTGAGTGGATGGTTCGCTTGAACGAGTCGCTTGTGGCGCGGGCCGATGACTTCTTTGGGTATGAGGTGCCGACAGACTTTCGCCTGGAGAAGCGCCATCCGCAGTTATTTCCGACCAACGTGCGGCCGGAGACGCTGGAGCAGGCAGCGGAGTGGCGGCGTCTGGAGGAATCGGGCGAGGGCGTGAAGGCGGAGTTTCTGCGCTTCACCTCGCCGGTCAGCACGCGCTATCCGGAGAACGATGTTGTGAATGCGCGGTGGTATCCGGCTCCGGCGGAAAAGCAGGTGGGCAGGCCGAAGCAGGCCATTATCGTGATGCCGCAGTGGAACGCGGACGCGTTCAGCCACAATGCGCTGTGCACGCTGTTCAACCGGTTCGGCATCTCGGCGCTGCGGCTGTCGAAGCCATATCACGATATTCGGCGACCGGCGGAGCTGGAGCGGTCGGATTATGCGGTGAGCTCGAACATCGGCAGGACGATCTCAGCATGTCGTCAGGCGGTGGTGGATATCCGCAGCTGTATTGATTGGCTGGAGCAGCAGGGTTATGAGCACTTCGGCGTGCTGGGGACGAGCTTGGGAAGTTGCTATGCGTTTATTGCGGCGGCGTTCGATCCGCGGCTGAGGGTGTGCGCGTTCAACCATGCTTCGACGCAGTTCGGCGATGTAGTGTGGACGGGGCAGAGCACACGGCATATTCGCGCGTCATTTGAGCAGGAGGATCTGACGCAGCAGGATGTACGGAAGATCTTCGCAGCAATCAGCCCGATGTCCTATATGGATCGCTTCGCAGCACAACGGAAGCAAGTGCTGGTGGTGCATGCGACGTATGATCTGACATTCATCCGCGAGTTCTCGCTGGACGTGTTGAAGAACTTCGACCGTCTGAAGGTGGATTACGTCTCAAAGGTGCTGCCGTGCGGACATTACACGACGGGCGAGACGCCATACAAGTACATGGACGGATGGTTTCTGGGGTCGTTCGTGTATCACGCGTTCAAGAATCTGCGCGAACAAACGAGCAAGTTAGCGAGTCAGCCGGCCAGCGAGACTGCAAGTGCAGGAACGTCCCGCTGA
- a CDS encoding ABC transporter permease, whose product MQNTLNDLRFALRQLRRSPAFTLTVVLTLALGVGANTAIFSLLDQALLRALPVYKPQQLVYLQGTGKAWRGHSSSHGGGIESYFSYPMYRDLRDKSQAFEALAATSKADVALTRNGSSEFAEAEIVSGNYFTMLGVAPALGRFFSQAEDEQKDAAPVMVLSYYYWQKHTGGDASIVGQNISLNGHPFKVVGVTGPNFHSAVWGETPALFVPMSMLGEVMPGRDKALTDHTDRWMNIVGRLKDGVTTKQAEVMCAPLWHALRADELKALGTSSKSFTDQYLTNSRLLVQPAARGFSYNREDYQTPLLVMMGMAALVLLIAAVNVASLLLVRSAGRVREFSLRYALGARSGRIVQQLLLEGLLIGIGGGAIGLTLAPVAVGLLTKHFDKTGSPFSTSLDGRLLVFNFAIAIVVSIFFSLAPAVQMLRPDLMKALRSQTSTGTGAALGFRRFVVGAQICLSLLLLVGAGLFVRTMQQLRSHDVGFRTDHLVGFTLDPKLSGYDATRLSAVRLRMLEALRAMPGVESVGAANSPLLGQSSHSGSVTFAGYKAAPDEDVDATKMNISPGLLETSRIPLLAGRGITESDDAAHPKVVVVNETLAKRYFGSASKAIGQRLYDGGGDNHPFDTEIVGVTRDFVQTDLRGEIRPSMYAPLEQMAGSDLNRSLSYYVRTQTPPETVFANIRRTVASVDPLLAIDDLRTMDDQINQDMENERMIALLAIAFGLLATLLAGVGLYGVMAYTTAQRTKEIGIRMALGSSRWLVSRLVFSDVLKLASVGIIIGVPLAILLGRLLRSQLFGVTPNDPYVLTLAVAMIALVAVVAALLPARKAASVEPSEVLRSE is encoded by the coding sequence ATGCAGAACACGTTGAATGATCTTCGATTTGCGCTGCGGCAGCTGCGGCGCTCCCCTGCCTTTACGCTGACGGTGGTGCTGACGCTGGCGTTGGGTGTAGGCGCGAATACGGCGATCTTCTCGCTACTGGATCAGGCTTTGTTGCGTGCGCTGCCAGTGTATAAGCCGCAGCAGCTGGTGTATCTGCAGGGCACGGGCAAGGCGTGGCGCGGGCATTCGAGCTCGCACGGCGGCGGCATCGAAAGCTATTTCTCGTATCCGATGTATCGCGATCTGCGCGATAAGTCGCAGGCGTTTGAGGCGCTGGCAGCCACATCGAAGGCGGACGTGGCGCTTACCCGCAATGGCTCGTCGGAGTTTGCTGAGGCCGAGATCGTCAGCGGCAACTACTTCACGATGCTGGGCGTGGCTCCGGCGCTGGGACGATTCTTCTCGCAGGCCGAGGACGAGCAGAAAGACGCCGCTCCCGTCATGGTGCTGAGCTACTACTATTGGCAGAAGCACACAGGTGGCGATGCTTCCATCGTGGGGCAGAACATCTCGCTGAACGGACATCCGTTCAAGGTGGTCGGAGTCACAGGGCCAAACTTTCATAGCGCGGTATGGGGCGAGACGCCGGCTCTTTTTGTGCCAATGTCGATGCTCGGTGAGGTCATGCCCGGCCGGGACAAGGCGTTGACTGACCACACCGACCGCTGGATGAATATCGTAGGGCGTCTGAAGGATGGTGTGACGACGAAGCAGGCGGAGGTCATGTGCGCTCCGCTGTGGCACGCTCTGCGTGCCGACGAGCTGAAGGCGCTGGGTACGTCCTCGAAAAGTTTTACCGATCAATATCTGACGAACAGCCGCTTGTTGGTGCAGCCTGCGGCACGCGGCTTCTCGTACAACCGCGAGGACTATCAAACGCCTCTGCTGGTGATGATGGGCATGGCTGCGCTGGTGCTGCTGATTGCGGCGGTCAACGTTGCCAGCCTGCTGCTGGTGCGCTCGGCGGGGCGTGTGCGGGAGTTCTCACTACGCTATGCGTTGGGGGCGCGTTCGGGAAGGATCGTGCAACAGCTTCTGCTGGAGGGCCTGCTGATCGGCATCGGTGGCGGCGCGATCGGCCTCACGCTCGCTCCCGTGGCAGTCGGCCTGCTGACGAAGCACTTTGACAAGACGGGAAGCCCTTTCAGCACATCGCTGGACGGACGGCTGCTGGTCTTCAACTTCGCGATTGCGATCGTGGTCAGCATCTTCTTCAGCCTGGCTCCTGCAGTGCAGATGCTGCGGCCTGACCTGATGAAGGCGCTGCGCTCGCAGACATCGACGGGCACAGGTGCTGCGCTGGGCTTCCGGCGTTTCGTTGTCGGTGCGCAGATCTGCCTGAGCCTTCTGCTACTGGTCGGCGCGGGGCTGTTTGTGCGAACGATGCAGCAGCTGCGCTCGCACGATGTCGGCTTCAGGACAGATCATCTGGTGGGCTTCACGCTTGACCCCAAACTGTCGGGCTACGATGCGACGCGTCTGTCGGCGGTGCGTCTGCGCATGCTGGAGGCGCTGCGCGCGATGCCCGGCGTGGAGAGCGTCGGAGCAGCGAACAGTCCTCTGCTGGGACAGTCGTCGCACTCCGGCAGCGTCACCTTTGCCGGGTACAAGGCAGCACCGGATGAAGACGTCGACGCAACAAAGATGAACATCAGTCCCGGTCTTTTGGAGACATCACGCATTCCACTGCTCGCTGGCCGAGGCATTACTGAGAGCGATGATGCTGCCCATCCAAAAGTAGTGGTTGTTAACGAGACGCTGGCGAAGCGATACTTCGGTTCGGCGAGCAAGGCCATCGGGCAGAGACTGTACGACGGCGGTGGAGATAATCACCCCTTCGATACGGAGATCGTCGGTGTGACGCGCGACTTTGTGCAAACGGACCTTCGCGGCGAGATTCGTCCGTCGATGTATGCTCCGCTGGAGCAGATGGCAGGCTCGGACCTCAATCGCTCGCTCTCGTACTACGTGCGCACGCAGACGCCGCCAGAGACGGTCTTCGCAAACATTCGCAGGACAGTCGCCTCGGTTGATCCACTGCTCGCGATCGACGATCTGCGCACGATGGACGACCAGATCAACCAGGACATGGAGAACGAGCGCATGATCGCGTTGCTCGCCATCGCCTTCGGCCTGCTGGCGACATTGTTGGCCGGCGTCGGCCTCTACGGCGTGATGGCCTATACGACGGCGCAGCGCACGAAGGAGATCGGTATCCGCATGGCGCTGGGCTCGTCGCGATGGCTGGTCTCGCGGCTGGTCTTCAGCGATGTGCTGAAGCTGGCGAGCGTTGGAATCATCATCGGCGTTCCGCTGGCCATCCTGCTGGGGCGGCTGCTGCGCAGCCAGCTGTTCGGCGTCACGCCAAACGATCCCTATGTACTGACGCTGGCAGTCGCGATGATCGCCCTGGTAGCTGTCGTGGCGGCGCTGCTTCCGGCACGCAAGGCTGCTTCGGTTGAGCCGTCGGAGGTGCTGCGATCAGAGTAG